The Chitinophagales bacterium genomic interval GCGCATAATAAAGAGCCAGATGGCCACCAATAACAAGATCGGCAAGAGCCAACCCAAAGCATTAAACCAGTCGGTTCTGTTTTCAGGATAAACTTCTATGGGTTTATAAGCAGGATCATTTGTCCTGACAGCAGTTTCCGCTTCACTCAGCTTTCTGGTAAAATCATCAACACTGAGAATCTTAAACCGGTAATGTGGTCCGGGATTGACGGTGTTGAAGTTAGTAGTAGCTACTGCCTTATATTTCTCTTGTTGCAGCTTATCGGGTTTGATATAGACCTCCACATACTCCTTGTTTACCACCACAAGTTTCTGAACATCCTCCGACTGCAGCATGTTTTGATTCACTTCTTCAAAACTCACCAGCTTTGATGCTTTGGTAAAAGGGAAAAACTGCAGGGCTATCAGTATGATGGCAATAATACCATAAACCCAATAGATATTAAATTTAGGGCCATTGGGCGGCACTATTTTAGGCAGCTTTCTTTTTTCCTGATTATTATTTTCCATTCCTCACTGTTTTTTTAACTGCATTGTCTGACGTATGATGCTACGTAAAATTTTACACGGCTGCACTACCAATTATTAAACCAAATATATCTGCTGACACTTCTCCGGGCTTCACATCCTGCTTATTAAACGATCCGACAGGGTGATTTGTGCAAATGAACCGGATTCAGAAACGATGATACTGCAACTACATCTTACCGTAAAACACAAATTTACTCATTATGTTCTTCAATCACGCCATCGCTCCACAATTCATCCAGCTGATAAAACCTGCGCTGTGGAGCAAGGAAAATATGCACGACCGTATCCACATAATCAAGCAGTATCCATTCGGCATGCTGCAAGCCTTCATGGTGCCATGGCTTTTCACCATGCAACGAAGCGGTTTGCTGCATGATATGGTCGGCAATGGCTTTAACCTGCGTGGTAGATGGTGCATCACAAACGATAAAAAAATCACATACGGCGTCCTGTATCTTTCGAAGATCAATACTGATGATATGTTCTCCTTTTTTGTCGCGGATACTGTCGAGGATGATAGCAACAAGGCCCTGCGGCTTCTTTTTCCTGGCAGGTGTTTTTTTCTTTACTTTCAGCGCTTTGATAGGCTTTTAAAATTTTGGCAAAACTAAGTAAATCCCGATAATAAAATATGCCGGATCCAGCCTTTACAGGCAAGGTGTTGCTGGAGTTTGCATCACTTGCTTCTACCAATGAATATGCACAGCAGTTACTCGCGAATCAACCTGTTTTTGAAGGCACCGTGATACGCGCAGATTATCAGACGGGCGGAAAAGGATATGCCGGAAACACCTGGGAAAGTGAAGCAGGAAAAAACCTGCTGCTCAGTATTATTTTGAAACCTTCCTTTCTGCCACCCAAAAATCAATTCTTCCTGAACCAGGCTATTTCGCTTGCATTGGCCGAGACGGTGAGTGAGGCAACAATGGCCGATGAAGTGAAAATAAAATGGCCTAATGACATCTTTTATGAAGACAAAAAAGCAGGTGGCATGCTTATCGAAAATGCTATACAGGGCAATCAGCTGCAACACTCGGTGATAGGCATTGGGTTAAATGTTAACCAGCAGGTTTTTTCCGGTGTAACAAAGCCGGTGACTTCCCTTAGCCTGATGGCAGGCCACCCACTGAATCTAAGCAACGTGCTCAATTTACTCTTTGAAAAGGTTGAAGCAAGGTACCTGCAGCTGAGAAGCAATCATATAGATCAGCTGCAGAAGGATTATATGAAGCGGTTGTACCGTGTTACGGAAGAGGCATTATTCCTTGCCAATGGCAGGCGATTTAATGCAAGGATTGCCGGATTGACGGCAGAGGGTAAGCTGATCCTTCAACTCGGCGATCACCATGAAGTATTCGGCTTTAAAGAAGTTGAGTTTGTAATTGAATAGTACCGGGAAGATCAGCATAATACCTCCAATGGAAAGCTTGTATTTTCAACAAGGGCTAATGATTCATAAATGCATGTTGGCATCCGCCGCATATTCGAGGATGAAAGGATTGTGGCGCCGTTCTTCACCAATGGTTGTTACGGGGCCATGACCGCTGT includes:
- the rsfS gene encoding ribosome silencing factor encodes the protein MKALKVKKKTPARKKKPQGLVAIILDSIRDKKGEHIISIDLRKIQDAVCDFFIVCDAPSTTQVKAIADHIMQQTASLHGEKPWHHEGLQHAEWILLDYVDTVVHIFLAPQRRFYQLDELWSDGVIEEHNE
- a CDS encoding biotin--[acetyl-CoA-carboxylase] ligase, with the protein product MPDPAFTGKVLLEFASLASTNEYAQQLLANQPVFEGTVIRADYQTGGKGYAGNTWESEAGKNLLLSIILKPSFLPPKNQFFLNQAISLALAETVSEATMADEVKIKWPNDIFYEDKKAGGMLIENAIQGNQLQHSVIGIGLNVNQQVFSGVTKPVTSLSLMAGHPLNLSNVLNLLFEKVEARYLQLRSNHIDQLQKDYMKRLYRVTEEALFLANGRRFNARIAGLTAEGKLILQLGDHHEVFGFKEVEFVIE